A single region of the Lycium barbarum isolate Lr01 chromosome 2, ASM1917538v2, whole genome shotgun sequence genome encodes:
- the LOC132628715 gene encoding uncharacterized protein LOC132628715, whose amino-acid sequence MVYAKCSEVERLQLWDSLYFLASNMTCPWLIGGDFNVILNEEEKIGGLPGVLALGGMVGLPMTKFSRGWIGLYIMNHSRIGLDILKWNICQGLVLIMHHYLYLVEIKWIILSNHSDFLNSGWSMILFLTLLRSNGKQTYLQLVIREDIVKIKEHLFEENPSKENRMVMQRAQAELKLYLHYEEEFWRQKAGMDYGNWLEDADRVAGEAVNFFHKQFTHEEVSKDSPILNHIPELIREEDNMLLAEQPTIEKVHKAVFELNGDSTCGPDGFSRIFYQKCWEVIKADVFSVVKAFFDAQTLPKSITQTNLVLLPKKNVVESFSDMRPISLSNFINKVISRVVHDRLDKLLSRVISPNQSGFVKGRNIIENAHGFFHSTRGVKQGDPLSLTLFIIDAEVLSRALNSLFDQPDDTIIFSAADNYSLQMIMDTLQEYEKISGQLVNKRKSSFYMFSKVSNELSQQVAAVTGFMRGQFPFTYLGVPITHARKRKVDYTELLKKVKDRWDINKLMQLFPKDIVQHIT is encoded by the exons ATGGTATATGCTAAATGTTCAGAAGTGGAGAGATTGCAGTTATGGGATAGTTTATACTTCTTGGCTAGCAACATGACATGTCCTTGGTTGATTGGTGGAGATTTCAATGTTAtattgaatgaagaagaaaaaataggaggTTTACCA GGAGTCCTtgcacttggtggaatggtagggtTGCCAATGACTAAATTTTCAAGAGGTTGGATAGGATTGTACATAATGAATCATTCCAGAATTGGTTTGGACATCTTGAAGTGGAATATTTGTCAAggactggttctgatcatgcaccattACTTGTATCTTGTGGAGATCAAGTGGATAATTTTATCAAACCATTCAGATTTCTTAAATTCTGGGTGGAGCATGATACTTTTCTTGACTTTATTAAGAAGCAATGGGAAGCAGACTTATCTG CAACTAGTGATCAGGGAGGATATAGTGAAGATTAAAGAGCATTTATTTGAGGAGAACCCATCTAAAGAAAATAGAATGGTCATGCAAAGGGCTCAAGCTGAACTTAAACTGTATCTTCACTATGAGGAAgaattctggaggcaaaaagcTGGGATGGACT ATGGAAATTGGCTGGAGGATGCTGATAGAGTTGCTGGTGAAGCTGTTAACTTTTTTCACAAGCAATTTACTCATGAGGAGGTTAGTAAAGATTCTCCAATTCTTAATCATATTCCTGAACTGATTAGAGAGGAGGATAATATGCTACTTGCTGAACAACCTACAATAGAGAAAGTACACAAGGCTGTGTTTGAATTAAATGGGGATAGTACTTGTGGCCCTGATGGATTTTCTAGGAtcttttatcagaagtgttgggaggtgatCAAGGCTGATGTATTTAGTGTTGTTAAAGCTTTCTTTGATGCTCAGACTCTTCCCAAGTCAATCACTCAAACTAATCTAGTTTTGCTGCCAAAGAAGAATGTTGTTGAGTCTTTCtctgatatgagacctataagtcTTAGCAACTTTATCAATAAGGTCATATCTAGAGTAGTTCATGATAGATTGGACAAGTTACTTTCAAGGGTGATATCTCCAAATCAATCAGGCTTTGTCAAGGGTAGGAATATAATtgagaat GCACATGGTTTCTTTCACTCTACAAGGGGTGTCAAGCAGGGTGATCCACTCTCTCTTACTCTTTTCATCATAGATGCAGAAGTTCTTTCAAGAGCTTTAAACTCTTTGTTTGATCAGCCTG atgacacaatcATCTTTTCTGCTGCTGACAATTACTCTTTACAGATGATCATGGATACTCTTcaagaatatgagaaaatatctGGACAGCTGGTAAACAAGAGAAAAAGTTCTTTTTACATGTTCAGCAAAGTTTCAAATGAGTTGAGTCAGCAGGTTGCAGCAGTAACAGGATTTATGAGAGGgcaatttccttttacatatcttggagtaccAATTACTCATGCTAGGAAAAGGAAAGTGGATTATACTGAGTTATTGAAGAAAGTCAAAGACAG ATGGGATATTAACAAGCTCATGCAGCTGTTTCCTAAAGATATAGTGCAGCATATAACATAG